One genomic region from Conexibacter woesei Iso977N encodes:
- a CDS encoding helix-turn-helix domain-containing protein, with amino-acid sequence MPAGRPRRGSRSRDDADPDAPARRELLARRVRAARALSGLTQEEAAHRARMQTAVYSRIERGEVDPHISTMSRIATALAFPLNELVVDLDRIGRPRDPNAERN; translated from the coding sequence ATGCCGGCGGGTCGTCCCAGGCGCGGTAGCCGGTCTCGCGACGACGCCGATCCGGACGCGCCGGCTCGCCGGGAGCTTCTCGCGCGCCGCGTCAGGGCGGCGCGCGCGCTGTCGGGCTTGACGCAGGAGGAGGCCGCTCATCGCGCGAGGATGCAGACGGCCGTCTACTCACGGATCGAACGCGGAGAGGTCGATCCGCACATCTCGACGATGTCCAGGATCGCGACGGCGCTCGCGTTCCCGTTGAACGAGCTGGTGGTCGATCTGGACCGGATCGGACGCCCGCGAGATCCAAACGCTGAGAGGAACTGA
- a CDS encoding helix-turn-helix domain-containing protein produces the protein MRRDLLSRNIKSARASALATQEEIAHKAGLQTAVYSRIERAEVAPRLDTLVKISNALDVPIGDLVFGVDGRLT, from the coding sequence GTGCGTCGCGACCTTCTTTCACGCAACATCAAGTCCGCCCGAGCCTCCGCGTTGGCCACGCAGGAAGAGATCGCGCACAAGGCCGGGCTGCAGACCGCCGTCTACTCGCGGATCGAGCGGGCGGAGGTCGCACCACGCCTCGACACGCTGGTCAAGATCTCCAACGCCCTCGACGTCCCGATCGGCGACCTGGTCTTCGGCGTCGACGGCCGCCTGACCTAG
- a CDS encoding SDR family NAD(P)-dependent oxidoreductase, translating into MSGPVVLITGATRGIGAAAAVELARRGAEVAIVGREPERVAATAAEARAAGGGAAVHEHVADLMRPAEVRRLAAEVLDAHPRIDVLANNAGAMFTSREVTADGFERTFALNHLAPFLLTALLRERLAASGGRVVTTASDAHESADLDLDDLQWERRPFRAMRVYGTTKLMNILFTRELARRAPELTATCFHPGVVRTGFGKNDGLLYRVALTVAGPFLRSPAKGARSLVWLALDPSAAPSGSYVIDQKVRDPSAAGRDAILAEALWERTESLAATYAT; encoded by the coding sequence ATGAGCGGTCCCGTGGTCCTGATCACCGGCGCGACGCGGGGCATCGGCGCTGCGGCGGCGGTCGAGCTGGCGCGGCGGGGTGCGGAGGTGGCGATCGTCGGGCGGGAGCCGGAGCGCGTCGCGGCCACTGCGGCGGAGGCCCGCGCCGCCGGCGGCGGCGCGGCGGTCCACGAGCACGTCGCCGACCTCATGCGCCCGGCGGAGGTCCGGCGCCTCGCCGCGGAGGTGCTCGACGCGCACCCGCGGATCGACGTCCTCGCCAACAACGCGGGCGCGATGTTCACGTCGCGAGAGGTCACCGCCGACGGCTTCGAGCGGACGTTCGCGCTCAACCACCTCGCGCCGTTCCTGCTCACTGCGCTGCTGCGCGAGCGGCTCGCGGCGTCCGGCGGACGCGTCGTCACGACGGCGTCCGACGCGCACGAGTCCGCCGACCTCGACCTCGACGACCTCCAGTGGGAACGCCGCCCCTTCCGGGCGATGCGCGTCTACGGCACGACCAAGTTGATGAACATCCTGTTCACCCGCGAGCTCGCTCGGCGCGCGCCGGAGCTGACCGCGACGTGCTTCCACCCGGGCGTCGTCCGGACCGGGTTCGGCAAGAACGACGGCCTGCTCTACCGCGTCGCGCTGACCGTCGCGGGCCCGTTCCTACGCTCGCCGGCGAAGGGCGCCCGCTCCCTCGTCTGGCTCGCCCTCGACCCGTCGGCCGCCCCCTCCGGCTCCTACGTGATCGACCAGAAGGTCCGCGACCCCTCCGCCGCCGGCCGCGACGCCATCCTCGCCGAAGCCCTCTGGGAGCGCACCGAGTCGCTCGCCGCGACGTACGCGACCTGA
- a CDS encoding glycosyltransferase: MASLDVLIVGLGSTHGLRAAEDELAGSLLRAGADAMLVRAERPREVRTLALTDLVWARAARRAAVEALADTSPRAIIYSTTTAALLWPQPGAIRFDAAAAGNRPGRHGVWQRPVERRRLAQAPLLIPQDAGALEEAGSPSTPSIVVPIPVEPSGPVDGPRDIAALTYATNPYKKGLDRILAAWDLAREPDEELVIAGLRGPDRDGITYAGTLDHDAYRALLRRTRVYVTAPRREDYGIAQLEALADGARVVTTPAPGPYAALPLLQAGLGWVSDPAPAPLSTALRSALDDPTPDATYADHALSALAPFRRTTVDTTIAESLLPRLLDDH; encoded by the coding sequence ATGGCTTCGCTTGACGTGCTGATCGTGGGGCTCGGGTCGACGCATGGGCTGCGTGCGGCGGAGGACGAGCTGGCCGGATCCCTGCTGCGGGCGGGGGCCGACGCGATGCTCGTGCGGGCCGAGCGGCCGCGGGAGGTCCGGACGCTGGCGCTCACCGATCTGGTCTGGGCGCGCGCGGCGCGCCGGGCGGCGGTCGAGGCGCTGGCCGATACGTCGCCGCGCGCGATCATCTACTCGACGACGACCGCGGCGCTGCTGTGGCCGCAGCCGGGCGCGATCCGGTTCGACGCCGCGGCGGCCGGGAACCGGCCCGGCCGGCACGGGGTGTGGCAGCGGCCCGTCGAGCGCAGGCGGTTGGCGCAGGCGCCGCTGCTGATCCCGCAGGACGCCGGAGCGCTCGAGGAAGCCGGCTCGCCGTCGACGCCGAGCATCGTGGTGCCGATCCCGGTCGAGCCCTCCGGTCCGGTCGACGGCCCCCGCGACATCGCGGCGCTCACCTACGCGACCAACCCCTACAAGAAGGGCCTGGACCGGATCCTCGCCGCCTGGGACCTCGCGCGGGAGCCCGACGAGGAGCTGGTTATCGCCGGCCTCCGCGGCCCCGACCGCGACGGCATCACCTACGCGGGAACGTTGGACCACGACGCCTACAGAGCGTTGCTCCGCCGCACCCGCGTCTACGTGACCGCCCCCCGCCGCGAGGACTACGGCATCGCCCAACTCGAAGCCCTGGCCGACGGAGCCCGCGTCGTCACCACCCCCGCACCCGGCCCCTACGCAGCGCTCCCGCTGCTGCAAGCGGGCCTGGGCTGGGTGTCGGATCCCGCGCCCGCCCCCCTTTCGACAGCCCTCCGCTCCGCCCTGGACGACCCAACGCCTGACGCCACCTACGCCGACCACGCCCTCTCAGCGCTGGCCCCCTTCCGCCGCACCACCGTCGACACGACGATCGCGGAGTCCCTCCTCCCCCGCCTCCTCGACGACCACTGA
- a CDS encoding DUF554 domain-containing protein, which produces MTGTFVNVGAILLGTLIGELVGGRLSQQLQTRILQGLGLVVLVIGIDNALQWRDTNPLFVLGGVLLGGLAGEALRIEDRLQAVGDRAQRTLARGGESTVAEGFFTASLIFCVGALAVVGSIQDGLTGNHDTLYTKALLDGFASVALAASLGWGVALSAVSVLIYQGALTLGAGLFQNILTDGSDALLSLTSAGGVLIIGLSLKLLDIQDVKVGNFLPALLFAPAIAGIASAF; this is translated from the coding sequence GTGACCGGCACGTTCGTCAACGTCGGAGCGATCCTCCTCGGCACGCTGATCGGCGAGCTCGTCGGCGGCCGCCTCAGCCAGCAGCTGCAGACCCGGATCCTGCAGGGCCTCGGGCTCGTCGTGCTTGTCATAGGCATTGACAACGCGCTGCAATGGCGCGACACCAACCCGCTGTTCGTCCTCGGCGGCGTCCTGCTCGGCGGCCTCGCGGGAGAGGCGCTCAGGATCGAGGACCGCCTCCAGGCGGTCGGCGACCGCGCGCAGCGCACCCTCGCGCGCGGCGGGGAGTCGACCGTCGCCGAGGGCTTCTTCACCGCCAGCCTCATCTTCTGCGTCGGCGCGCTCGCGGTCGTCGGGTCGATCCAGGACGGGCTCACCGGCAACCACGACACGCTCTACACGAAGGCCCTGCTCGACGGCTTCGCCTCGGTGGCGCTCGCCGCGTCCCTCGGCTGGGGCGTCGCGCTGAGCGCCGTCTCGGTCCTGATCTACCAGGGCGCGCTGACGCTCGGCGCCGGCCTCTTCCAGAACATCCTCACCGACGGCAGCGACGCGCTGCTCAGCCTCACCTCGGCCGGCGGCGTCCTGATCATCGGGCTCTCCCTCAAGCTCCTCGACATCCAGGACGTCAAGGTCGGCAACTTCCTCCCGGCGCTGCTCTTCGCCCCCGCCATCGCGGGAATCGCGAGCGCCTTCTAA
- the otsB gene encoding trehalose-phosphatase, whose protein sequence is MPNAATLDEVLAPLLADPARAAVLLDIDGTLAPIVRHADDAHVPEPTRAPLIKIAKAYGLVACISGRQAATARRIVSLGSITYVGNHGAEILRGGQTTPEIAPEIAEWARRVRAFGEGELRGEELHRLRVRGEDKDVIFGFHWRGAPDEEAAEEAARGVAARAEDAGFVTHWGRKILEVRPPVDLNKGLGIKTLLEDAAGGLDVALYAGDDRTDVDAFDALRAAVASGVLKSCVCIGVSSGDETPVELSDAADILVDGPLGVRGVLETLAG, encoded by the coding sequence GTGCCCAACGCCGCGACCCTCGACGAAGTCCTCGCGCCGCTGCTGGCCGACCCCGCGCGTGCCGCGGTCCTGCTGGACATCGACGGGACGCTCGCGCCGATCGTCCGCCACGCCGACGACGCACACGTGCCGGAGCCGACCCGCGCGCCGCTGATCAAGATCGCCAAGGCCTACGGCTTGGTCGCCTGCATCTCGGGCCGCCAGGCGGCGACCGCGCGGCGGATCGTGTCGCTGGGGTCGATCACGTACGTGGGCAACCACGGGGCGGAGATCCTGCGCGGGGGCCAGACGACGCCGGAGATCGCGCCGGAGATCGCCGAGTGGGCGCGGCGCGTCCGGGCGTTCGGCGAGGGCGAGCTGAGGGGCGAGGAGCTGCACCGGCTGCGGGTGCGGGGCGAGGACAAGGACGTGATCTTCGGGTTCCACTGGCGCGGCGCGCCGGATGAGGAAGCGGCCGAGGAGGCGGCACGGGGTGTCGCCGCGCGGGCCGAGGACGCCGGGTTCGTGACGCACTGGGGGCGCAAGATCCTGGAGGTGCGGCCGCCGGTGGACTTGAACAAGGGGTTGGGCATCAAGACGCTGCTGGAGGACGCGGCCGGCGGGCTGGACGTCGCGCTGTACGCGGGCGACGACCGGACCGACGTGGACGCCTTCGACGCGTTGCGCGCGGCGGTGGCTTCGGGGGTCTTGAAGTCGTGTGTGTGCATCGGCGTGTCGAGCGGCGACGAGACGCCGGTCGAGCTGTCGGACGCGGCGGACATCCTGGTCGACGGGCCGCTCGGGGTGCGCGGCGTCCTCGAGACGCTGGCGGGATGA
- a CDS encoding sulfite exporter TauE/SafE family protein, whose translation MPRPDPPLAGGAQRTLCLALIGTGAGLFSGLFGVGGGTVIVPLLVLWLGYGTREATGTSLGAIVLIALAAMLTQGAYGKVHFGAGLQVGVPAVAGVLAGTAFQQRVDPRWVSLLFAALMVVVAITLLIP comes from the coding sequence ATGCCGCGCCCTGACCCTCCGCTGGCCGGCGGCGCGCAACGCACCTTGTGCCTCGCCCTGATCGGTACCGGTGCCGGTCTGTTCAGCGGGCTCTTCGGGGTCGGCGGCGGGACCGTCATCGTGCCGCTGCTCGTGCTGTGGCTCGGCTACGGGACGCGCGAGGCCACCGGGACGTCGCTCGGCGCGATCGTCCTGATCGCCCTCGCGGCGATGCTGACCCAGGGCGCGTACGGCAAGGTCCACTTCGGCGCCGGGCTGCAGGTGGGCGTGCCGGCGGTCGCCGGGGTGCTGGCCGGGACGGCGTTCCAGCAGCGCGTCGACCCGCGCTGGGTGTCGCTGCTGTTCGCCGCGCTGATGGTCGTGGTCGCGATCACGCTCCTGATCCCATGA
- a CDS encoding sulfite exporter TauE/SafE family protein has translation MSAGALIVGFAAGVVAGMLGVGGGILFVPALVLFLNLPQVDAEATSLLAIIPVALVGAANQNRYGNLRLREAILLGLLAVPGAIGGVAIVNAIPERLTEVLFALLMLFVAFQMARRALIPEHQEDPL, from the coding sequence ATGAGTGCCGGGGCCCTGATCGTGGGCTTCGCCGCGGGCGTCGTCGCCGGGATGCTCGGCGTCGGCGGCGGGATCCTGTTCGTCCCCGCGTTGGTGTTGTTCCTCAACTTGCCCCAGGTCGACGCTGAGGCGACGTCGCTGCTGGCGATCATCCCGGTGGCGCTGGTCGGCGCGGCCAACCAGAACCGCTACGGGAACCTCCGGCTGCGCGAGGCGATCCTGCTCGGCCTGCTCGCGGTCCCGGGCGCGATCGGCGGCGTGGCGATCGTCAACGCGATCCCGGAACGGCTGACCGAGGTGCTCTTCGCGTTGTTGATGTTGTTCGTCGCGTTCCAGATGGCGCGCCGCGCGCTGATCCCGGAACACCAGGAGGACCCGCTGTGA